The genomic region TAGAGAATAAGGACTAGTTGTCCAATCTTTAATCTCCCCAAAAACACCTCTCCAGTAAGCTGGTGTTCCCAAATCTTGGCTTTCAGGAGAAAAATCTTGAAAACTAAGCGCACCTGAAAAGCTAGCTGCATGAGAAAAACGATTTGTAGCAAGAGCCAATTTGAAACAGCCATAGCCTCCCATAGAGAGGCCAGCGATAAAGGTTTTTTCACGCTTGCTAGTCATATTAGGGAAGAAGCGTTTCAGAACCTGTGGCAATTCCTCTGCTAGAGCTGTGTAATAGTCAAAACCATATTGGGTATCGGTATACCAACCGTTGCTGGTATTGGGCATAACAACGATGAGATTGGTTCCTCGGAGTAAGCGTTCTACGTTGGTCCGCTTGAGCCAACTATTATGATTACCAGACATCCCGTGCAAGAG from Streptococcus mitis NCTC 12261 harbors:
- a CDS encoding alpha/beta hydrolase translates to MAVMKIEYYSQVLDMEWGVNVLYPDANRVEEPDCKDIPVLYLLHGMSGNHNSWLKRTNVERLLRGTNLIVVMPNTSNGWYTDTQYGFDYYTALAEELPQVLKRFFPNMTSKREKTFIAGLSMGGYGCFKLALATNRFSHAASFSGALSFQDFSPESQDLGTPAYWRGVFGEIKDWTTSPYSLESLAKKSDKKTKLWAWCGEQDFLYEANNLAVKNLNKLGFDVTYSHSAGTHEWYYWEKQLERFLATLPIDFKLEERLS